TTATTAACTAAAAATATAATGAGTTGAAAAGATATCTTATTGATCACGTACTAAATACATCggtaataatttttattattattatttatattttatagtaaCTTTTGAAAGAAAGGTACAGGACTCACTGATTTATCTAAACAATTAATCTTATTTAGATAGAtccttataatttttattattattatttatattttatagtaaCTTTTGAAAGAGAGGTACAGGACTCACTGATTTATCTAAACAATTAATCTTATTTAGATAGATCCTTACTCACATCACCATCCATCCATTATCTTATATCGCTTGTCTCTCCGAATATGACTAAAGATATTTTGACTATCCCTTCATTTAGATAATCCTtaaaatctcttataaataaataaaatattcatacAAACCCATAagtacataaaaaaatataataagttgAAGTTTAAATTAAAACAACGTAGTTATTTATATAATGAGTTTAAAAGATATCTTATTAACTAAAAATATAATGAGTTGAAAAGATATCTTAATGACCACGTACTAAATACAtcggtaataattattattattattatttatattttatagtaaCTTTTGAAAGAGAGGTACAGACTCACTGATTTATCTAAACAATTAATCTTATTTAGATAGATCCTTACTCACATCACCATCCATCCATTATCTTATATCGCTTGTCTCTCCGAATATGACTAAAGATATTTTGACTATCCCTTCATTTAGATAATCCTtaaaatctcttataaataaataaaatattcatacAAACCCATAagtacataaaaaaatataataagttgAAGTTTAAATTAAAACAACGTAGTTATTTATATAATGAGTTTAAAAGATATCTTATTAACTAAAAATATAATGAGTTGAAAAGATATCTTAATGACCACGTACTAAATACAtcggtaataattattattattattatttatattttatagtaaCTTTTGAAAGAGAGGTACAGACTCATTGATTTATCTAAACAATTAATCTTATTTAGATAGATCCTTACTCACATCACCATCCATCCATTATCTTATATCGCTTGTCTCTCCGAATATGACTAAAGATATTTTGACTATCCCTCCATTTAGATAATCCTtaaaatctcttataaataaataaaatattcatacAAACCCATAagtacataaaaaaatataataagttgAAGTTTAAATTAAAACAACGTAGTTGTTTATATAATGAGTTTAAAAGATATCTTATTAACTAAAAATATAATGAGTTGAAAAGATATCTTATTGACCATGTACTAAATACAtcggtaataattattattattattatttatattttatagtaaCTTTTGAAAGAGAGGTACAAGACTCACTGATTTATCTAAACAATTAATCTTATTTAGATAGATCCTTACTCACATCACCATCCATCCATTATCTTATATCGCTTGTCTCTCCGAATATGACTAAAGATATTTTGACTATCCCATCATTTAGGTAATCCTtaaaatctcttataaataaataaaatatttatgtaaacccataaatacattaaaaaatatgataagtTGAAGTTTAAGTTAAAAGAACGTAGTTGTTTATATAATGAGTTGAAAAGATATCTTATTGACTATATAATAAGTTGAAAAGATATCTTATTGATCACACACTAAATATATcagtaataattttattattattatttatattttataataacttTTGAAAGAGAGATATTGGACTCACTGATTTATCtaaataattaatcttatttagaTAAATCCTTTCTCACGTCACCATCCATTTATTACTTTTTTTCCAAACATAACTAAAGATATTTTAGCTACCCACGAGAGATATTTTAGCTTTCCAAATATGACTAAAGAGACGTGTCAATCGAATATCTCTAACCCGTGGGCCCTCCTCATCCGACTGCCCCAACTCGTCCCCCGCCGCCCCACCGTGGTGCTCCGCCGCCACTGCAGCCCCTCCAGTTGCCTCTCCCACTCGCCCCCGTCGCTCCGAAGCAGCGCCCGGTCGTATTCGCGGCGGAGGCCCTGGTCGGTGAGCACCTCGTACGCCTCCCGCGCCCGCATGAAGCGCTCCGCGAAGTAGCCCTCGTCCCCCGCTGTGCGGCACGCGTCCGGGTGCCACCGCCGCGCCTGCCGCTTGTACGCCGCCTTGATCTCCTCCGGCCCCGCCGTCTCTGCCACCGACAGCAGCTCGTACATGGTGGCCGCCCCCGGTGCCGCTCTCACTGTCGCCGCCGGCGCTCTAGGTCGCCCCCTGACCGGCATGGCAACCAACGCAGGCTTAGCTACCGGAGAAGATAAAAGAAGCATCTctcgttgtgtgtgtgtgtttgtgtatgagcgagagagagagagaggacctaCTGAGCCTCATATAGGGCCTGCTGAAGATAATTATAATAAGGAAAAGAGAAACCACTCCACATAATCGCAATTTTGTGTATCAAAACATAATTGTAAgcaaataatataatttaattgaaatgataaatattttggatTGGGTAACCAAAAATTTCATAAACTTAAGCAATTATAAGAAAACCCAACACATTTATATTATAAGTATTGTATAAATATTTTTGATTAAATAAAGGATGGGAGGAGAAAAGAGCGGTAGATACTATCACAAATAACTTTGTTTGGACAACAAGGAAgacatatttgggaatcaaatcatgTTAACATGTTCAAGTCAACACGTAAATTTTGCAAAAGAAAGTAAAAATAAACCCCCACGTATTGCTGCTATTCACATAAGGCTAAATTTCCTCTCACCTCTCTCTTCAGTCTCTGTCTTCGTCCAATTTGTCAATAATCCATCTTTATCGTCGCGAATGGCGGCGCCTACTTATTTGACATAGATTGTACTCATCTGGAAACTATATGCACTTTCAATCTCCATTTCAACCGTTACAATATTGGATGTGAGACTCCTTTAAACTTACCCATATATGCCTTACATGTGCattcaaaaattataatcatatttttaagaaataaaaaaattattcttgaaAGAATTAATTGAGCTGCAACATATTATAGGCATATATctcatggattttttttttttttttacatgtagGTTTATTTGACTTCAATTGAATTATGACATCCTCTAATCTACAGCAACGATAGATtcgaatataataatatatatcgaaaatatatttgaaaacgATTAGATATCAAGATATAACAACTTTCATTCATATGACTAATAGAATATCACCTATATACTTATGTTATCGATAATGATATAGTGAAAATGTGACTCAATTTAAATCATTTCACTTGTCAAACAAAACAGTATGATTTCCCTCTCCTATATTAGTGGTGTTTGACACATGTACATGTCATAAGAACTTAAccaaaaaaaagatataaatacaTATCATATCTagaatttatatattaaaaaattgacaTGTCATTGTCCATGTCTACGTTAATATGGACACACATCACCTCATCTATAAAATACAGTCTATAAGGAGTGATAACTTAGTAAGTATAAATTTTGATAATCTTAGTTAAGTGAGCATAAaccaagttatatatatatatatatatatatatatatatatatatatatatattcaaatttaaaatcaaatatgTTAAACGTTTCATTATGAACTCACTTTGTTATGCCATTGGGTGTCTTAGGGAgccaaaaatatatcaaattggaACACAAGGTCATGATATGTccaaattaaaatcatttcattTTAAATCACTCATAACTCCCAATATAACCAATCATTTATTACAAAATTTTAGTAGAATCCTCTCTGAATTAGATTGTGTCTAACTTTCAACTTTACCTAGATTTCATCATTAATTAACCAATACTTCAACCTACATGACATACTAGTTGCTAATCAACCAACTACATAATTTTGAGGTAATCTTGCTTTATCATTGTGGTTGACCAaatcatattatattataaaaacttAGGAGATATATAAActtagatatacatcaaattttgatttaaaataaaattattcgaaGACTAAAATACCC
This genomic stretch from Musa acuminata AAA Group cultivar baxijiao chromosome BXJ3-9, Cavendish_Baxijiao_AAA, whole genome shotgun sequence harbors:
- the LOC135650067 gene encoding chaperone protein dnaJ 20, chloroplastic-like — protein: MPVRGRPRAPAATVRAAPGAATMYELLSVAETAGPEEIKAAYKRQARRWHPDACRTAGDEGYFAERFMRAREAYEVLTDQGLRREYDRALLRSDGGEWERQLEGLQWRRSTTVGRRGTSWGSRMRRAHGLEIFD